A single region of the Etheostoma cragini isolate CJK2018 chromosome 3, CSU_Ecrag_1.0, whole genome shotgun sequence genome encodes:
- the si:dkeyp-97b10.3 gene encoding uncharacterized protein si:dkeyp-97b10.3 isoform X1 has product MVAEMASCGAACHLEDGDGDVPAPENKDNLAESDSSSSENTGTSTEDSSEEDEEDEDSEECAEKDGGEEDDEEAHAEESKNDSAPGPLAEVSNGKDERPFKLCCEKCKAIQQSHGSELVTPRRISKGRLQVQLEGEGTYECSVTGLVFEASERVLVRYSVLSWSKFGAFLRDSWKFAGPIFNVDTVNKDASVLTSIQFPHSVCLADPENEMTFSVLHIKDNRPLIEPTVDHSGSHVKWNVTSLSPVGPIIQTSQPVERHGVVLVYKQLGSDNNSYSFHVYLATNSASDIKDIGKQVRCYKNRYKKIEKPPTCKLDEGMYRLLSEPEGEIKPQDLKFTLAVTKMKGYFEAFFEQPPPFKLSLVEINTEETVWSATIREGDCVDNTEKKPRKRTCSRQRSSSPSEEETTCKRPRWQDESDGVKTMMSQGQDMSEKQLLQVAKRLGKEWKQVAIFLDLTSRELDDIQAAEKDVTMQKLKMLVEWKSRRRPGEATAIQLLKSVKELDDLPNEVHQTLQDMMDN; this is encoded by the exons ATGGTGGCGGAGATGGCGAGCTGCGGAGCGGCTTGTCACCTGGAGGACGG AGACGGAGATGTCCCTGCACCTGAAAACAAAG ATAACCTGGCAGAAAGTGACAGCAGCAGTTCAG AGAACACAGGAACATCCACCGAGGACAGCtcagaggaggacgaggaggatgaggatTCTG AAGAATGTGCTGAGAAGGACGGAGGAGAGGAAG ACGATGAAGAGGCCCATGCAGAGGAGTCTAAAAATG ATTCCGCCCCTGGACCTCTAGCAGAGGTTTCAAATGGGAAAG ATGAAAGGCCCTTCAAATTATGCTGTGAAAAATGCAAAGCCATCCAACAG AGCCATGGCAGTGAGCTTGTTACCCCCAGGAGGATCTCTAAGGGACGATTACA GGTGCAGCTGGAGGGAGAAGGCACGTACGAGTGTTCGGTCACCGGCCTGGTGTTTGAAGCATCGGAGCGGGTCCTCGTGCGGTACTCAGTCTTGTCCTGGTCCAAGTTTGGCGCATTCCTCCGGGACTCGTGGAAATTTGCTGGACCAATCTTTAACGTGGACACTGTCAATAAGGACGCGTCTGTCCTCACATCCATCCAGTTCCCTCACTCTGTCTGCCTTGCCG ATCCAGAAAATGAGATGACATTCAGCGTCCTGCACATAAAGGACAACCGTCCACTCATCGAGCCGACAGTGGACCACTCAGGTAGCCACGTTAAGTGGAATGTGACCTCCCTGTCACCCGTGGGTCCCATCATTCAGACGAGCCAACCTGTAGAGCGCCATGGAGTGGTCCTGGTCTACAAGCAGCTGGGCAGTGACAACAACAGCTACAGCTTCCACGTCTACTTGGCCACCAACAGTGCATCCGACATCAAG GATATAGGCAAGCAGGTGCGGTGCTACAAAAATCGCTACAAAAAGATAGAGAAGCCTCCCACATGTAAACTGGATGAGGGGATGTATCGTCTCCTGAGCGAGCCAGAGGGAGAGATCAAACCTCAG GATTTGAAATTCACTCTTGCGGTGACTAAGATGAAAGGCTACTTCGAAGCGTTCTTTGAGCAGCCTCCTCCCTTTAAACTGTCTCTCGTAGAGATTAACACTGAGGAGACTGTATGGTCCGCCACCATCAGAGAAG GCGACTGTGTGGATAACACTGAAAAGAAGCCGAGGAAAAGGACGTgca GCAGACAGAGGAGCAGCAGTCCCTCAGAAGAGGAAACAACCTGTAAAAGGCCTCGATGGCAGGATGAGTCAG ATGGAGTGAAAACAATGATGTCTCAGGGCCAGGACATGTCAGAGAAGCAGCTACTGCAGGTGGCCAAGCGGCTGGGGAAGGAGTGGAAGCAGGTGGCCATCTTCTTAGACTTAACGTCCAGGGAGCTGGATGACATCCAGGCAGCAGAGAAAGATGTGACCATGCAGAAGCTGAAGATGCTGGTGGAGTGGAAGAGCAGGAGGCGGCCGGGAGAGGCCACGGCAATTCAGCTGTTGAAAAGTGTGAAGGAGCTGGACGACTTGCCAAATGAGGTCCATCAGACACTGCAAG atATGATGGACAATTGA
- the si:dkeyp-97b10.3 gene encoding uncharacterized protein si:dkeyp-97b10.3 isoform X2, with product MVAEMASCGAACHLEDGDGDVPAPENKDNLAESDSSSSENTGTSTEDSSEEDEEDEDSECAEKDGGEEDDEEAHAEESKNDSAPGPLAEVSNGKDERPFKLCCEKCKAIQQSHGSELVTPRRISKGRLQVQLEGEGTYECSVTGLVFEASERVLVRYSVLSWSKFGAFLRDSWKFAGPIFNVDTVNKDASVLTSIQFPHSVCLADPENEMTFSVLHIKDNRPLIEPTVDHSGSHVKWNVTSLSPVGPIIQTSQPVERHGVVLVYKQLGSDNNSYSFHVYLATNSASDIKDIGKQVRCYKNRYKKIEKPPTCKLDEGMYRLLSEPEGEIKPQDLKFTLAVTKMKGYFEAFFEQPPPFKLSLVEINTEETVWSATIREGDCVDNTEKKPRKRTCSRQRSSSPSEEETTCKRPRWQDESDGVKTMMSQGQDMSEKQLLQVAKRLGKEWKQVAIFLDLTSRELDDIQAAEKDVTMQKLKMLVEWKSRRRPGEATAIQLLKSVKELDDLPNEVHQTLQDMMDN from the exons ATGGTGGCGGAGATGGCGAGCTGCGGAGCGGCTTGTCACCTGGAGGACGG AGACGGAGATGTCCCTGCACCTGAAAACAAAG ATAACCTGGCAGAAAGTGACAGCAGCAGTTCAG AGAACACAGGAACATCCACCGAGGACAGCtcagaggaggacgaggaggatgaggatTCTG AATGTGCTGAGAAGGACGGAGGAGAGGAAG ACGATGAAGAGGCCCATGCAGAGGAGTCTAAAAATG ATTCCGCCCCTGGACCTCTAGCAGAGGTTTCAAATGGGAAAG ATGAAAGGCCCTTCAAATTATGCTGTGAAAAATGCAAAGCCATCCAACAG AGCCATGGCAGTGAGCTTGTTACCCCCAGGAGGATCTCTAAGGGACGATTACA GGTGCAGCTGGAGGGAGAAGGCACGTACGAGTGTTCGGTCACCGGCCTGGTGTTTGAAGCATCGGAGCGGGTCCTCGTGCGGTACTCAGTCTTGTCCTGGTCCAAGTTTGGCGCATTCCTCCGGGACTCGTGGAAATTTGCTGGACCAATCTTTAACGTGGACACTGTCAATAAGGACGCGTCTGTCCTCACATCCATCCAGTTCCCTCACTCTGTCTGCCTTGCCG ATCCAGAAAATGAGATGACATTCAGCGTCCTGCACATAAAGGACAACCGTCCACTCATCGAGCCGACAGTGGACCACTCAGGTAGCCACGTTAAGTGGAATGTGACCTCCCTGTCACCCGTGGGTCCCATCATTCAGACGAGCCAACCTGTAGAGCGCCATGGAGTGGTCCTGGTCTACAAGCAGCTGGGCAGTGACAACAACAGCTACAGCTTCCACGTCTACTTGGCCACCAACAGTGCATCCGACATCAAG GATATAGGCAAGCAGGTGCGGTGCTACAAAAATCGCTACAAAAAGATAGAGAAGCCTCCCACATGTAAACTGGATGAGGGGATGTATCGTCTCCTGAGCGAGCCAGAGGGAGAGATCAAACCTCAG GATTTGAAATTCACTCTTGCGGTGACTAAGATGAAAGGCTACTTCGAAGCGTTCTTTGAGCAGCCTCCTCCCTTTAAACTGTCTCTCGTAGAGATTAACACTGAGGAGACTGTATGGTCCGCCACCATCAGAGAAG GCGACTGTGTGGATAACACTGAAAAGAAGCCGAGGAAAAGGACGTgca GCAGACAGAGGAGCAGCAGTCCCTCAGAAGAGGAAACAACCTGTAAAAGGCCTCGATGGCAGGATGAGTCAG ATGGAGTGAAAACAATGATGTCTCAGGGCCAGGACATGTCAGAGAAGCAGCTACTGCAGGTGGCCAAGCGGCTGGGGAAGGAGTGGAAGCAGGTGGCCATCTTCTTAGACTTAACGTCCAGGGAGCTGGATGACATCCAGGCAGCAGAGAAAGATGTGACCATGCAGAAGCTGAAGATGCTGGTGGAGTGGAAGAGCAGGAGGCGGCCGGGAGAGGCCACGGCAATTCAGCTGTTGAAAAGTGTGAAGGAGCTGGACGACTTGCCAAATGAGGTCCATCAGACACTGCAAG atATGATGGACAATTGA